One genomic segment of Vespa velutina chromosome 10, iVesVel2.1, whole genome shotgun sequence includes these proteins:
- the LOC124952362 gene encoding integrin alpha-PS2 isoform X3, with the protein MHTMPLKRFWGYHRQGSCQAGLGAAMAKNGERLFIGAPGSWYWQGQLYSISTSMRFQFVATTSFLQEEVAGQAFSQPLNSRAKMMSTKEAPANEDDSYMGYSVAAGDFVGNGDSGTAVGVPRGSGLRGKVVLFTSSMTNHQNVTGEQMGAYFGYSVAAGDIDGDSLDDLIVGAPMYTIPDNPEMNIETGRIYVIYQGGAHEKFRKVDSRDGESNRGRFGLSLAFLGDIDHDGYGDFVVGAPYGGINGRGAVYIYHGSKNGVLEKYSQAIHAEELNVPIQTFGFSVAGSLDLDGNHYPDLVVGAYESSSAFFFRARPVIKMDSFVTFETESKLISLDDKNYTLSDGTRVTSLPLRGCFRYNGDGVASRYVFNVQYVVDVKKTKAPRLFFIEHENKNMINKTITLEQNQQLCRTVQVYVTPNIRDKLTSLEAELRISLKDDQLPDNRPRDPRISLRPVIGATMSKKDSLSIRKNCGPDNVCIPDLQLSVKPNVERYLLGSGKKLELEILVINNGEDAFEATYNIQLPAGIDYIKIERIDKTEVPVQCSAPKQSNNNTLRCDIGNPLPQRQLVNFKVLLQPVTSNSMAPSYEFYMEVNTTNPENGTTTNDNSWHLSLPIWIETELLVEGESRPKEIYYNPFNYTGTNVTTESEFGPAVIHNYIIYNQGPSDILEAEAFLIWPAQTLAGEELLYLIEQPEMTGPIACETANANYLSLQLDQRRRPLHQGYPDPSGVILDESHSGKTINVQRGFETLQNNKSNHKEESDVNSGDSSDIQKSRHSSSSSTNVVSSETRRIQLTSNGEQPGVLTTTYTQNSSGMTSSSNNKPDGISGVNRAIIFHSDSDGYSGSSTNIGSGLQTTVQGNNFDSNLSNLDGLHNRNLNYSRNIENHWRESGRIAYGNQEGSFSSTGIPVVHVDESEYVRQYKESLKQQEQERRQQELETLRIEEEARLRRIQEQRRLEALERVAEEERLLRERKQKEYERLLAQRRQEEERREEEARLKQQKENEEDYDYDDEKVYDDTLENHDTEKQSGFITGDREHIVGSSEIEFRLRNISSNQELEKLLGSLSKEAAGYQSYNRQGKQYVQFMGRFRTSSDRKEYIEFQDGSMFPLQDHRGVQSYVSVSTEPQDSRFLRIEGQLLIGQDGKGYIVLKDGRRFPLQGSYTYTEERTYTLKGGPGIKSYSRSRQEEGSNSEKDYETRYSSHVDEHKRTEDRQVDTKVYGRNHFDLVGETDPNHLNSRFRRENDALTVTEFRKFEEHNRHRREIDSSFLPLDENNPTIDRQNPCNTTKCVTLRCVLGPLKKDQEITIAARYLVNIRTLKKVAFKEKVKVSSQLVARVTKQPFIGTPVEQVVKSHEIYTNIEPTVAPSSPDDIPLWIVVLSACAGAIILLLLIYLLHKCGFFKRNRPSDAPERQPLNRNGHFQQGDEHL; encoded by the exons ATGCACACGATGCCTTTGAAAC GGTTTTGGGGATACCACAGGCAAGGCTCATGTCAGGCCGGTTTGGGTGCCGCGATGGCCaag AATGGCGAGAGACTCTTTATCGGTGCACCAGGAAGTTGGTACTGGCAAG GTCAGCTATATTCTATCAGCACCTCGATGAGATTCCAATTCGTGGCAACTACGTCCTTCCTTCAGGAAGAAGTTGCAG GGCAAGCATTTTCGCAGCCGTTGAATAGTCGCGCCAAAATGATGTCTACAAAGGAAGCTCCGGCGAACGAAGACGACAGTTACATGGGCTACTCTGTCGCCGCGGGAGACTTCGTTGGAAACGGAGACAGTGGCACGGCTGTTGGTGTACCCAGGGGATCTGGTCTTCGTGGCAAG GTCGTACTCTTTACCTCCAGCATGACCAATCATCAAAACGTCACAGGTGAACAAATGGGTGCTTACTTCGGCTATTCCGTTGCAGCTGGTGACATTGATGGTGACAGTTTAGACGATCTTATAGTCGGTGCACCGATGTATACTATTCCGGACAATCCAGAAATGAATATCGAAACCGGAAGGATCTATGTTATTTATCAAGGAGGAGCTCATGAAAAGTTCCGAAAGGTTGACAGcag AGACGGAGAGAGTAATCGCGGACGTTTCGGTTTGTCACTGGCCTTTTTAGGGGATATCGATCATGATGGTTATGGTGATTTCGTCGTTGGTGCTCCTTATGGTGGAATAAACGGTCGCGGCGCCGTTTACATTTATCACGGATCGAAAAACGgtgttttagaaaaatattcccaAGCTATTCACGCGGAAGAATTGAACGTACCAATTCAGACCTTCGGATTTTCCGTAGCTGGTAGCTTAGATCTCGATGGGAATCATTATCCTGATTTGGTCGTTGGTGCTTACGAATCCAGCTCAGCATTCTTCTTCAGAGCGCGTCCAGTCATTAAAATGGATTCTTTCGTGACTTTTGAAACCGAATCGAAATTGATTTCTTTAGATGATAAGAATTATACACTCTCGGATGGTACCAGAGTTACTTCTCTACCATTAAGAGGATGCTTCAGATACAACGGCGATGGTGTCGCATCAAGATACGTGTTCAATGTTCAATATGTCGTCGACGTTAAGAAAACAAAGGCTCCACGACTGTTTTTCATTGAACATGAGAATAAAAACATGATAAACAAGACGATTACACTCGAACAAAATCAACAACTTTGTCGTACAGTACAG gTTTACGTGACACCAAATATCCGTGACAAATTGACATCGTTGGAAGCAGAATTACGTATAAGTTTGAAAGACGATCAGTTACCCGATAATCGTCCACGTGATCCTAGAATATCTCTAAGACCTGTTATCGGTGCTACCATGTCCAAAAAGGATTCAttatcgataagaaagaaCTGTGGTCCTGACAACGTTTGCATACCGGATCTACAGCTCAGTGTGAAACCAAACGTCGAACGATATCTTCTAGGATCCGGAAAGAAATTAGAACTCGAGATTTTGGTGATAAACAATGGCGAAGACGCGTTCGAAGCGACTTACAATATCCAATTGCCAGCTGGTATCGATTACATCAAAATCGAGAGAATCGACAAGACCGAGGTACCTGTACAATGTTCAGCGCCTAAACAATCGAATAACAATACTTTGCGTTGCGATATCGGCAATCCTCTTCCTCAAAGACAATTGGTCAATTTCAAAGTACTCCTGCAACCTGTAACATCTAATAGTATGGCACCGTCTTACGAATTTTATATGGAAGTAAACACGACCAATCCCGAAAACGGTACAACGACCAATGACAATAGCTGGCACTTGTCCTTACCGATTTGGATCGAAACGGAATTACTCGTGGAAGGTGAAAGTCGACCCAAAGAAATCTATTACAATCCTTTCAATTACACTGGAACGAACGTTACGACTGAATCAGAGTTTGGTCCAGCAGTCAttcacaattatattatatataatcaaggACCATCGGATATACTTGAAGCAGAAGCATTTCTGATATGGCCTGCTCAAACTCTTGCTGGTGAAGAATTGTTGTATTTGATTGAGCAACCGGAAATGACCGGACCGATTGCTTGTGAAACGGCAAATGCTAATTATCTGAGTCTCCAG cTCGATCAACGAAGAAGACCATTACATCAAGGCTATCCAGATCCATCTGGCGTAATCTTGGACGAATCTCATTCAGGCAAAACAATCAACGTACAAAGAGGTTTTGAaacattacaaaataataaatcgaatcaCAAGGAAGAGAGCGATGTAAATAGTGGCGATAGTTCGGACATCCAAAAATCACGACACTCCTCATCGTCCTCCACAAATGTCGTTAGTAGCGAAACCAGAAGGATACAACTTACTTCTAACGGAGAACAACCAGGTGTACTAACCACCACGTATACACAAAACAGTTCCGGTATGAcgagtagtagtaataataaaccCGACGGAATATCTGGTGTTAACAGAGCAATTATTTTTCACTCTGACTCCGATGGTTATAGTGGAAGCTCGACGAATATAGGAAGTGGATTACAAACGACCGTTCAAGGAAATAATTTCGACTCGAATTTATCCAACTTAGATGGATTacataatagaaatttaaattacagtagaaatattgaaaatcattGGAGAGAATCAGGTAGGATTGCCTATGGAAATCAAGAAGGTTCCTTTTCTTCAACGGGTATTCCAGTGGTACATGTCGACGAAAGCGAATACGTAAGGCAATATAAGGAAAGTTTGAAACAACAAGAGCAAGAACGTCGTCAACAGGAACTGGAAACTTTAAGAATCGAGGAAGAGGCACGTTTGAGAAGGATACAAGAACAGAGACGTTTAGAAGCGTTGGAAAGAGTTGCGGAGGAAGAACGTTTGTTACgtgagagaaaacaaaaggagtATGAACGTTTGCTCGCGCAAAGACGACAGGAGGAAGAACGTAGAGAGGAGGAAGCACGAttgaaacaacaaaaagaaaatgaagaagattatgattatgatgacGAGAAAGTTTACGACGATACTTTGGAAAATCATGATACAGAAAAACAATCAGGATTTATAACTGGCGATAGAGAGCATATTGTTGGTAGCAGCGAAATAGAATTCCGTTTACGAAATATTAGCTCTAATCAAGAACTAGAGAAACTCCTTGGATCCTTATCGAAAGAAGCGGCCGGTTATCAGTCATATAATAGACAAGGAAAACAATATGTTCAATTTATGGGACGATTTAGAACATCCTCTGACAGAAAGGAGTATATAGAATTTCAGGATGGTTCTATGTTTCCGCTGCAAGATCATAGGGGAGTACAAAGTTATGTTTCCGTATCTACCGAGCCACAAGATAGTCGTTTCTTGAGAATAGAAGGTCAGCTTTTGATTGGACAGGATGGTAAAGGATATATAGTGTTGAAAGATGGTCGCAGATTTCCTTTACAAGGTTCTTACACTTATACAGAAGAACGTACTTATACTTTAAAGGGTGGTCCAGGTATAAAATCCTATAGCAGATCCCGACAAGAAGAAGGATCAAATTCGGAAAAAGATTACGAGACAAGATACAGTTCGCATGTTGACGAGCACAAACGAACGGAGGATAGACAAGTCGATACCAAAGTATATGGAAGAAATCATTTCGATCTAGTTGGTGAAACAGATCCAAATCATTTGAATTCAAGATTTAGACGAGAAAATGATGCATTGACTGTAACAGAGTTTCGAAAATTTGAAGAACACAATAGACATCGTCGAGAAATCGATAGCagttttcttcctttagaTGAAAATAATCCTACTATTGATCGTCAAAATCCTTGCAATACCACGAAATGTGTTACATTGCGTTGCGTTCTTGGACCTTTGAAGAAGGACCAAGAGATAACAATCGCTGCGAGATATCTCGTTAACATCAGGACCTTGAAGAAAGTTGCGTTTAAGGAGAAAGTTAAGGTCTCAAGTCAATTAGTAGCACGCGTTACCAAGCAACCCTTCATCGGTACGCCGGTTGAGCAAGTAGTGAAAAGCCATGAAATTTATACGAACATCGAACCGACTGTTGCTCCGTCCTCTCCAGATGACATTCCACTTTGGATAGTAGTTTTGTCGGCTTGTGCCGGAGCGATAATCTTACTATTactcatttatttacttcatAAG TGTGGATTCTTCAAGAGAAATAGACCTTCCGATGCTCCGGAAAGACAACCCTTGAACAGGAATGGTCATTTCCAACAAGGTGACGAACACTTATAA
- the LOC124952362 gene encoding integrin alpha-PS2 isoform X5, giving the protein MHTMPLKRFWGYHRQGSCQAGLGAAMAKNGERLFIGAPGSWYWQGQAFSQPLNSRAKMMSTKEAPANEDDSYMGYSVAAGDFVGNGDSGTAVGVPRGSGLRGKVVLFTSSMTNHQNVTGEQMGAYFGYSVAAGDIDGDSLDDLIVGAPMYTIPDNPEMNIETGRIYVIYQGGAHEKFRKVDSRDGESNRGRFGLSLAFLGDIDHDGYGDFVVGAPYGGINGRGAVYIYHGSKNGVLEKYSQAIHAEELNVPIQTFGFSVAGSLDLDGNHYPDLVVGAYESSSAFFFRARPVIKMDSFVTFETESKLISLDDKNYTLSDGTRVTSLPLRGCFRYNGDGVASRYVFNVQYVVDVKKTKAPRLFFIEHENKNMINKTITLEQNQQLCRTVQVYVTPNIRDKLTSLEAELRISLKDDQLPDNRPRDPRISLRPVIGATMSKKDSLSIRKNCGPDNVCIPDLQLSVKPNVERYLLGSGKKLELEILVINNGEDAFEATYNIQLPAGIDYIKIERIDKTEVPVQCSAPKQSNNNTLRCDIGNPLPQRQLVNFKVLLQPVTSNSMAPSYEFYMEVNTTNPENGTTTNDNSWHLSLPIWIETELLVEGESRPKEIYYNPFNYTGTNVTTESEFGPAVIHNYIIYNQGPSDILEAEAFLIWPAQTLAGEELLYLIEQPEMTGPIACETANANYLSLQLDQRRRPLHQGYPDPSGVILDESHSGKTINVQRGFETLQNNKSNHKEESDVNSGDSSDIQKSRHSSSSSTNVVSSETRRIQLTSNGEQPGVLTTTYTQNSSGMTSSSNNKPDGISGVNRAIIFHSDSDGYSGSSTNIGSGLQTTVQGNNFDSNLSNLDGLHNRNLNYSRNIENHWRESGRIAYGNQEGSFSSTGIPVVHVDESEYVRQYKESLKQQEQERRQQELETLRIEEEARLRRIQEQRRLEALERVAEEERLLRERKQKEYERLLAQRRQEEERREEEARLKQQKENEEDYDYDDEKVYDDTLENHDTEKQSGFITGDREHIVGSSEIEFRLRNISSNQELEKLLGSLSKEAAGYQSYNRQGKQYVQFMGRFRTSSDRKEYIEFQDGSMFPLQDHRGVQSYVSVSTEPQDSRFLRIEGQLLIGQDGKGYIVLKDGRRFPLQGSYTYTEERTYTLKGGPGIKSYSRSRQEEGSNSEKDYETRYSSHVDEHKRTEDRQVDTKVYGRNHFDLVGETDPNHLNSRFRRENDALTVTEFRKFEEHNRHRREIDSSFLPLDENNPTIDRQNPCNTTKCVTLRCVLGPLKKDQEITIAARYLVNIRTLKKVAFKEKVKVSSQLVARVTKQPFIGTPVEQVVKSHEIYTNIEPTVAPSSPDDIPLWIVVLSACAGAIILLLLIYLLHKCGFFKRNRPSDAPERQPLNRNGHFQQGDEHL; this is encoded by the exons ATGCACACGATGCCTTTGAAAC GGTTTTGGGGATACCACAGGCAAGGCTCATGTCAGGCCGGTTTGGGTGCCGCGATGGCCaag AATGGCGAGAGACTCTTTATCGGTGCACCAGGAAGTTGGTACTGGCAAG GGCAAGCATTTTCGCAGCCGTTGAATAGTCGCGCCAAAATGATGTCTACAAAGGAAGCTCCGGCGAACGAAGACGACAGTTACATGGGCTACTCTGTCGCCGCGGGAGACTTCGTTGGAAACGGAGACAGTGGCACGGCTGTTGGTGTACCCAGGGGATCTGGTCTTCGTGGCAAG GTCGTACTCTTTACCTCCAGCATGACCAATCATCAAAACGTCACAGGTGAACAAATGGGTGCTTACTTCGGCTATTCCGTTGCAGCTGGTGACATTGATGGTGACAGTTTAGACGATCTTATAGTCGGTGCACCGATGTATACTATTCCGGACAATCCAGAAATGAATATCGAAACCGGAAGGATCTATGTTATTTATCAAGGAGGAGCTCATGAAAAGTTCCGAAAGGTTGACAGcag AGACGGAGAGAGTAATCGCGGACGTTTCGGTTTGTCACTGGCCTTTTTAGGGGATATCGATCATGATGGTTATGGTGATTTCGTCGTTGGTGCTCCTTATGGTGGAATAAACGGTCGCGGCGCCGTTTACATTTATCACGGATCGAAAAACGgtgttttagaaaaatattcccaAGCTATTCACGCGGAAGAATTGAACGTACCAATTCAGACCTTCGGATTTTCCGTAGCTGGTAGCTTAGATCTCGATGGGAATCATTATCCTGATTTGGTCGTTGGTGCTTACGAATCCAGCTCAGCATTCTTCTTCAGAGCGCGTCCAGTCATTAAAATGGATTCTTTCGTGACTTTTGAAACCGAATCGAAATTGATTTCTTTAGATGATAAGAATTATACACTCTCGGATGGTACCAGAGTTACTTCTCTACCATTAAGAGGATGCTTCAGATACAACGGCGATGGTGTCGCATCAAGATACGTGTTCAATGTTCAATATGTCGTCGACGTTAAGAAAACAAAGGCTCCACGACTGTTTTTCATTGAACATGAGAATAAAAACATGATAAACAAGACGATTACACTCGAACAAAATCAACAACTTTGTCGTACAGTACAG gTTTACGTGACACCAAATATCCGTGACAAATTGACATCGTTGGAAGCAGAATTACGTATAAGTTTGAAAGACGATCAGTTACCCGATAATCGTCCACGTGATCCTAGAATATCTCTAAGACCTGTTATCGGTGCTACCATGTCCAAAAAGGATTCAttatcgataagaaagaaCTGTGGTCCTGACAACGTTTGCATACCGGATCTACAGCTCAGTGTGAAACCAAACGTCGAACGATATCTTCTAGGATCCGGAAAGAAATTAGAACTCGAGATTTTGGTGATAAACAATGGCGAAGACGCGTTCGAAGCGACTTACAATATCCAATTGCCAGCTGGTATCGATTACATCAAAATCGAGAGAATCGACAAGACCGAGGTACCTGTACAATGTTCAGCGCCTAAACAATCGAATAACAATACTTTGCGTTGCGATATCGGCAATCCTCTTCCTCAAAGACAATTGGTCAATTTCAAAGTACTCCTGCAACCTGTAACATCTAATAGTATGGCACCGTCTTACGAATTTTATATGGAAGTAAACACGACCAATCCCGAAAACGGTACAACGACCAATGACAATAGCTGGCACTTGTCCTTACCGATTTGGATCGAAACGGAATTACTCGTGGAAGGTGAAAGTCGACCCAAAGAAATCTATTACAATCCTTTCAATTACACTGGAACGAACGTTACGACTGAATCAGAGTTTGGTCCAGCAGTCAttcacaattatattatatataatcaaggACCATCGGATATACTTGAAGCAGAAGCATTTCTGATATGGCCTGCTCAAACTCTTGCTGGTGAAGAATTGTTGTATTTGATTGAGCAACCGGAAATGACCGGACCGATTGCTTGTGAAACGGCAAATGCTAATTATCTGAGTCTCCAG cTCGATCAACGAAGAAGACCATTACATCAAGGCTATCCAGATCCATCTGGCGTAATCTTGGACGAATCTCATTCAGGCAAAACAATCAACGTACAAAGAGGTTTTGAaacattacaaaataataaatcgaatcaCAAGGAAGAGAGCGATGTAAATAGTGGCGATAGTTCGGACATCCAAAAATCACGACACTCCTCATCGTCCTCCACAAATGTCGTTAGTAGCGAAACCAGAAGGATACAACTTACTTCTAACGGAGAACAACCAGGTGTACTAACCACCACGTATACACAAAACAGTTCCGGTATGAcgagtagtagtaataataaaccCGACGGAATATCTGGTGTTAACAGAGCAATTATTTTTCACTCTGACTCCGATGGTTATAGTGGAAGCTCGACGAATATAGGAAGTGGATTACAAACGACCGTTCAAGGAAATAATTTCGACTCGAATTTATCCAACTTAGATGGATTacataatagaaatttaaattacagtagaaatattgaaaatcattGGAGAGAATCAGGTAGGATTGCCTATGGAAATCAAGAAGGTTCCTTTTCTTCAACGGGTATTCCAGTGGTACATGTCGACGAAAGCGAATACGTAAGGCAATATAAGGAAAGTTTGAAACAACAAGAGCAAGAACGTCGTCAACAGGAACTGGAAACTTTAAGAATCGAGGAAGAGGCACGTTTGAGAAGGATACAAGAACAGAGACGTTTAGAAGCGTTGGAAAGAGTTGCGGAGGAAGAACGTTTGTTACgtgagagaaaacaaaaggagtATGAACGTTTGCTCGCGCAAAGACGACAGGAGGAAGAACGTAGAGAGGAGGAAGCACGAttgaaacaacaaaaagaaaatgaagaagattatgattatgatgacGAGAAAGTTTACGACGATACTTTGGAAAATCATGATACAGAAAAACAATCAGGATTTATAACTGGCGATAGAGAGCATATTGTTGGTAGCAGCGAAATAGAATTCCGTTTACGAAATATTAGCTCTAATCAAGAACTAGAGAAACTCCTTGGATCCTTATCGAAAGAAGCGGCCGGTTATCAGTCATATAATAGACAAGGAAAACAATATGTTCAATTTATGGGACGATTTAGAACATCCTCTGACAGAAAGGAGTATATAGAATTTCAGGATGGTTCTATGTTTCCGCTGCAAGATCATAGGGGAGTACAAAGTTATGTTTCCGTATCTACCGAGCCACAAGATAGTCGTTTCTTGAGAATAGAAGGTCAGCTTTTGATTGGACAGGATGGTAAAGGATATATAGTGTTGAAAGATGGTCGCAGATTTCCTTTACAAGGTTCTTACACTTATACAGAAGAACGTACTTATACTTTAAAGGGTGGTCCAGGTATAAAATCCTATAGCAGATCCCGACAAGAAGAAGGATCAAATTCGGAAAAAGATTACGAGACAAGATACAGTTCGCATGTTGACGAGCACAAACGAACGGAGGATAGACAAGTCGATACCAAAGTATATGGAAGAAATCATTTCGATCTAGTTGGTGAAACAGATCCAAATCATTTGAATTCAAGATTTAGACGAGAAAATGATGCATTGACTGTAACAGAGTTTCGAAAATTTGAAGAACACAATAGACATCGTCGAGAAATCGATAGCagttttcttcctttagaTGAAAATAATCCTACTATTGATCGTCAAAATCCTTGCAATACCACGAAATGTGTTACATTGCGTTGCGTTCTTGGACCTTTGAAGAAGGACCAAGAGATAACAATCGCTGCGAGATATCTCGTTAACATCAGGACCTTGAAGAAAGTTGCGTTTAAGGAGAAAGTTAAGGTCTCAAGTCAATTAGTAGCACGCGTTACCAAGCAACCCTTCATCGGTACGCCGGTTGAGCAAGTAGTGAAAAGCCATGAAATTTATACGAACATCGAACCGACTGTTGCTCCGTCCTCTCCAGATGACATTCCACTTTGGATAGTAGTTTTGTCGGCTTGTGCCGGAGCGATAATCTTACTATTactcatttatttacttcatAAG TGTGGATTCTTCAAGAGAAATAGACCTTCCGATGCTCCGGAAAGACAACCCTTGAACAGGAATGGTCATTTCCAACAAGGTGACGAACACTTATAA